The genome window tactaatattataaagcggaagagtttgtttgtttgtttgtttgaacgcattAATCTCAgggactactggtccgatttgaaaaattatttcagtgttagatagctgatttatcaagaaaggctatattttattacgctaagactaataagagcgaagaaatataggaaaatgtggaaaaaacggggcaaattatttgaaaggacttatctcacaaactactggatcaattttccttttatttggcacagaaCTGATAAGAAGCAGACCAAGTGAAGGATCAttggctatttttgtggactaatttatgtttgaaatatctaattaacgcgggcaaagccgcgcgcCTAGTTATAAATATTGTTGTAATTCTGAAGTaaaggctatattattataaaaaaataataactacaACTTACAACAGGAAATAGAATCCCCAAGCCGACCCGGAACCCCAGACGTTGGGGGTGACACCTCTGTACAGCCCCCGCACACCCTCCTTCTTCACTATTGTAACAAACGCACTGCTAAGACCATCGTACCGCGGCACTGTTGCGGTCCTTCCGTCATTTACTgcaaattaacataaaaataatgaacaATTCTTTACTTAGGATGTACACTAAGCAGTAAAAGTAATTCAACATTaaattttgttgttataattGATAAGATACAGGCAGGTAACAATGACAATAATCAGTCatgatttttgttaataactaTAAAAGTGTGCACATTATTGGCACTGGTATTGGATAAAATAACTAAacatagttttatgctaagtactcacatatgttttgcttgatagttttactccaaatcgaaggaaatgacatatttaattccatgagctgtcagttttgcggtccacacggtggttattgctcaatttggagtaaaactattgagcaaaaccatatgtgagtacttagctttagTCTTTTCTCTCATTTGTCAGAATATGACAGTTTAATCAGGAACATcctattatgctaagtactcacatacggttttgctcgatagttttagtccgaatcgaaggaaatgacatatttgacatatttttaataccatCGAGCGGGCTCGAAgcaagccttcgagctgtcagttttgcggtccacacggtggttattgctcggtttggagtaaaactatcgagcaaaaccatatgtgagtacttagctttagTCTTCTCTCTCATTTGTCAGAATATGACAGTTTAATCAAGAACGTCCTATTACACCTTGTATGATGTTCATTACAAAATGATGTACCACTCATCTTGTATTATTACTTTCTCCGATGCacatatagatattattagCTATTCAATGAGAAGAACATTTAACACTTcaatttccaagaatccacaatCAAATGATTAAGAAACCACAAGTATTAAACAGACACTGCTCTACAGTAATGTTTCTTATAAATATTCAGCAAATTGAAAAAGGAAATATCTCAGTCATTAGAATTGTATAACATATAGCAAATTGAAAAAGGAAATATCTCAGTCATTAGAATTGTATAACATACAGCAAGtgtaataagtttttaaatggtCAGATGAATCATACAATGGCTAGtgtgtataataatacatattttcattGTTATAAAGAATAAAGGTGCATTTTTTGCATGAACAGATAAGCATTTACTAGAagctgaaaacaaaataacttatttgaaataaagtgtggcaaatagtatttttatgaTTAACAAATTACTATTCTTCCTTCACTTTTAATCTTGTGAAGCACAAAGAAGTAATTAGGTTAGGAATAGATAAAATAACATTTCCTTTTGTAGTATAGCCATAAATGTAATCCAGGCAGTAATATTACAACAAAAGGTAACACAAAAATTCTAGAAAAAGTTGCATCAGGAAAGAAGTTGAGGAACATATAGTTTACTTTCATAAGTTGCAAGTTCAAGGCCTTCTTTGATAAAATCTTGCTCAATAATGATTTAATTCTTTCTTTTATACAACtgctatttttattaaatgcgTTGCCATATATTAAATGCGTAGCTAGGAAAACAGATAGACATCATTTACGATGAATGAAAAGCAAGAATACTTTTGCCTTACATTATTCTACAATGGCGCGGAAACTTACCTGCAAATCTAATTTTAATCAAGTCCAACGGGTGCAGTATGAGCGTAGACGTGACTCCACCTGATATTCCAGCTACCAGATGTTCGTACTTGATGTGGCTTAGGAGAGCAAGTTTAGAAGACGACGAATTAGAATTCTTCATAGTAGACATGACGTTGGGTAATAAATCACAGCTGAAACATTATAAACTATTGACACTTAAGACTACGAAAACTTATCCACGAAACTTTAAAGAAATTTACTAGTATTTGATCTTCACTACACATCATTGCTTTCGTAATATTCCGACCAAATGGAATAGGCGTGAACAAATGCGATATGATTTCCACATGATTTcggtcattttataaaatgttccGTTTGACGATTGTCACATGCCACGATTATAGGGTTTGGtatttcaaaaactatttaatgaaaaaatattctagCTTTTGCAAGCAATGAACTTTATAcaagcttttaaaaaatatgatcaaaatataaattaatgtacTGAAAATCTATTCTTTTTGTGAAAACATCTAAAAttgtttttcatattttgtgAAATGGAATATAAGCACAGATAAAATAGTGATCAATCCAATGACGTACTTATTCTGTGATCAATCTGTCTACgacatagagtatacattatagcaagctagtCTACGAGTCTCGGAAGGTTTTTCTTTATCGATTTTCTTGACGTAATATCGATTCAATGACTTTtctaaaatattgactttatagaaaaataataaaagaatgtaaaaaaatgttataaatattagCATGTTTAGAAAACTCAAAATTCagaagatatatatatatatatatatatatatatatatatatatatatatatatatatacagtgtgtaacaaaaactagtgataatactttagggtgtgtacatgttccttgtagagagttcactgtgaaagtagcagctctgaaagacgaacattttttttcacttttgtatgggcaagggcccgagcgtcacgagtttccccatacaaaagtaaaaaaaaattttggtctttcagcgctgctactttcacagcgaactctctacaaggaacacgtacacaccctaaagtattatcacttgtttttgttacaccctgtatatggactggacggatcggggtaaaatttggcatgcaggtagattttatgacgtaggcatccgctaagaaaggattttgataaattccaaccccaagggatttaaataggggatgaaagtttgtatttaataatacttcttaacgcgagcaaagccacgggcaaaacctcgtgtactataaaatattatcagggCGATCGAAGCGAACGAGTAGTCCGAGTAGTCGTAGGGTAGAGCAGAGTATTTGTAGGTAATTTTAccgtaatttatataaattactgTAAATACTCGTATTTTGCCAGCGTCTAcggtaaaattatttaattttgtaaccCTATTGCAAGTTTGTGACCGTACGACGCAAAGAgaattaagaataatattataatcactatattattttatgacgtTGCTACGACGTACTGCCGTCCGCCGTATATATACGTGACTTTTGAGTTTTACTCGATTATTTGACTGAGGTTCAATTCGTTCAAATCAATACAATACAATGGTGAatcgacttttttttttttgttaattcgtctcggtcgggacaggcaaagggagcgttgcccatacagccatttctatgttttctctatttaatgaatgatagtgaaggccgaagccaattcttttatattaaccatctgaaatagagttttcatcaggccgaagccaattctttgatataaataatatgaataataagttttttcatcaggccgaagccatttctcatgttttgatagtattgttttgtttaattaatactGTCCCTTCTTCAATTTGACATATTGTCGTCATTGGTCATTGTCTTCATTGTCTTGACgtggtcttgactcttgacagatgcataaaaaggctaaaaagtcTGCTAAGATACTGgcaactcacaaaggagccattaataGGTGGttttttgggagaatgtgaaagagtgatgttgtgtttttatattattttcctaaaattgtgttatctgggtttttaatgtgtaatattggtaggatattaaccattaaatattcgttatcgtgcacaagtgtgggagagtgatgtagtaaccagaaacgtgctcttttgtgttccctctaaaactccatcaaaagtttcagtaaagcgtcctaccactttactgaatcgactgacttgacttcttgactgtattgactttatacttagactttgactagactttggacctgactgacctgacgataatataatatataaatatataaaaaattgtattaaagaatattgttttcccgccataatattatactcgacactggccatggttatagccgaagtgccattatatgaaaaaaaaaaaaaaaaaaaaaaaaccattaatGATTTTTCGGTGAATCgaatcaaagagaatataatcactacgttttaaaTCGAATAAAGAAAAGCACAACCCTCGCAACGAATTGACTTTTCTAAAATTTGACGTTTGCCTTTTGACAATTTGTCATTCATTTTGCAACATTACGTAAATCAGCGAGTAAAATTTTGGTGCAAGGAAAAGAAAATGTTGAAGGTAGCGACGGTATTGAGATTGGCTTCAAAGCCGAATAATAATGTTCGAGCACTAGCCACAGCCGCGAGCAAGAAGCAGGCCCTCGTGAACGTACCCCCGACACAACTCACAGTCCTCGACAACGGGATCCGCGTTGCGTCCGAAGATTGTGGTGCACCAACCGCGACTGTAGGCCTCTGGATCGATGCCGGATCCAGGTACGAAAACTCCAAAAACAATGGAGTCGCCCACTTCCTGGAACACATGGCTTTCAAAGGCACGAGCAAAAGGTCCCAGACGGACTTGGAACTCCTCGTCGAAAACATGGGAGCTCATTTAAACGCTTACACGTCGCGGGAGCAGACCGTGTTCTACGCTAAATGCCTCGCCAACGACGTTCCGTTTGCCGTCGAAATCCTTGCCGACATCATCCAAAACTCGTCACTCGCTGAACCCGAAATCGAACGAGAGCGCGGCGTCATCCTGCGCGAGATGCAGGACGTCGAGAGCAACCTGCAGGAGGTTGTATTCGATCACTTACACGCCACCGCCTTCCAGGGCACGCCCTTGGGCCAGACAATCCTGGGACCTACTAAGAACATCAAGAAGATCTCCAAAGCCGATCTCCAACAGTACATCAAGACCCACTACCAACCTGCCCGTATTGTCCTGTCCGGGGCTGGTGGCATTGAACACGGAAAATTAGTTGACCTGGCCAACAAGCACCTGGGTGGCTTAAAGAACACGACATACGATGTACCCGAAATTGCACCTTGCAGATACACCGGCTCAGAAATCCGAGTAAGAGATGACTCAATGCCCCTCGCTCATGTAGCCATTGCCGTAGAAGGTGCAGGGTGGACGGATGCCGACAATATTCCATTGATGGTAGCCAACACTCTTGTCGGTGCTTGGGACCGCTCCCAGGGTGGCGGCGCTAACAATGCATCCTACCTGGCCCGGGCATCCGCCGTGGAGAACCTCTGCCACAGCTTCCAGTCCTTCAACACCTGCTACAAGGACACAGGACTGTGGGGCATCTACTTTGTGGCTGAGCCGTTGCAGCTGGATGACTTCATGTACTGTCTCCAGAAGGAATGGATGAAACTGTGCACCACCGTCACAGAAGGTGAAGTCGAGCGGGCTAAGAACTTATTGAAGACAAACATGCTCCTTCAATTGGACGGAACCACCCCTGTGTGTGAGGACATTGGTCGCCAAATCCTGTGCTACAACCGCCGCATCCCCCTCCATGAGTTAGACGCTAGAATTGATGCTGTTAGCGTCCAGAATGTCCGTGATGTCTGCTACAAGTACCTGTTTGACAAGTGTCCCGCTGTAGCTGCTGTTGGTCCGACCGAAGGTCTCCCAGACTACTCTAGAATTCGCGCCAACATGTACTGGCTCCGAGTCTAATCGAgtataatagttatttaattagtaaaatatcatattaagtacattaaaagGTTTTTTCGAAAGTATGTCGTTTTATTGAGTAAAACACAGTGTCTTTTgtgtatgtatttattaaagtaacaatattctctgtaaataataaatataacaaaattataactatCTTTTATTGTCCTACTATTTCACTTAAAATGTATGAAAGTCAGTTTTCTTTAACccataataaatacataataatgcAACCTCGCACTTAGTTGCCCAGGTTTATGTTAGAAAAACGCTGAAGTAGTAACATTAACTTCAAATATTTAGGAACTAAGCTAACAAACTTTCATTAACAGTATACCAAGTTTATAGGGATTAGGGCTTAGATCACTAAAGGATTAGGgactaagataatattattaataaattagctGATGAATGATGATAGTAATGCAAAGATTAATTGCTAAAGACTTTTATAACCGTTCACTAGATGGCAATAGgcgttataaataaaatttattttgaaataatccgCAGTCGCACCCACGACGACCAGGCGACTTcgagatattttttcaaaatattcggattgagtaaaaatataagtaagcgTTCTTTAGCCCCCAATTCATCAGATCCAAGAATTGCAAGCCTATACTTATACAGTATACTTCTACCGtctactagatggcgctaggagGTAGCTACggccacgaagctaaaacaaagtattaggcccaattcacaccggatcggcagcgtcGCGAAGAGCACctttagtgtgaaataattttaaactttactagtagttataagtatttataactactagtatcgcttgaaaacttcaaaaggGCTCGAGGCACCGCGCGACCGTCGGCGGAAAGAGCTCGCGGCTTCCCGCGACCGCGCGCGTCGTcgcgaggcgcctcgaggcgtcgcgaggtgccgcgagcactttccgccgacggacgcgcggtgcacagtggatcgaaaatcgagtatcatagacataagaacttgaatttccagatgtcatttttttgggctgaaatatggtctcctagttgttattacataataaaatgtaaaaaagacgcagctacgtgtaatgataagggagttacaatttttttatgaaagtaaagaacacggatcatttaacaaaaaaacaatagaatatgtcaagtagttccagacaatttaaattaattattattattaattcagtTGGAAGTTATAAATTGTAACTGGGGACACTGGAAAAAGAGAGGCTTGATACATTATATcaccataataatttctttcttctttctatttgaattaagtttttaattaaccaaaataaagtaccaatggacagtttttaattaaccaaaaagaagtacaaatggtgccgtaatacaaaatatgccaaaatgtgagtaataattagtactataatagtgtgtgaggatataacggccaaccatgcgattccagagatattatgctcatttttcatgtcggctccatactaaaatttctttaaaaaattattactcccttattattacacgtagctgcgtctttttacattttattatgtaataacaactaggagaccatttttcagcccaaaaaaatgacatctggaaattcaagttcttatgtctatgatactcgATTTTCACAAAGTGACTAATAAAGTTAAAACAtagttaaaactaaaattattattcttattacatTACTATTTTGTAGGTCactttatttaagtaagtataaaaacttGCTAAAAATAAGAGCAatcatgttttataatattttttttcgatcGATTTACAGAGAAGAATTTGGAGGAGAATGATGTGCAATTAGTAATACAATATAAGGAATCtatttacttaaaattatctaattaaattattaaaatgcaaaatccttatatgttatttatttattttgattacaaTATTCGttgaacaataaataatataaaagataaCAATGTTTCGTAATAGttgttacttatttaatataactagatgacgcccgcaactccgttgcgccaaaattcatttttcgcgcgggaaacgtacatttttccgggatgaaaagaatcctatgtcctttgccgggactcaaagtatctccatacctattTCCGTTGTCGCGTACCGACGCACTTTGGAAACTTCGATAGCACGATAAATGTTTGTGGCGCTAGTTCTCTTTATTTATTCGTCTCTTCATTTTGTTTCTCCTCGGTGTTCTCAGGTACGCTGGTAACACTGGGTTTCCGTACCGCCGCCTGTTTCTTCTTCCCATATGGCAGGACAGTCTCGTTATGGCTGATCAGACTCGCGGATGAGAGGAACACGGCCACTTGCTCCGGAGTAGGGCACGCTACGAGTAGACCGTCCTCGTACGAGTATGCGTGATTCGGATTCGTTAGCAGCTGACTTACTTGACCGAAGTAACCGACGACGTTGTTCTGAAAAATATAGGAATATTAAATAGACTAAACTAGAGGTCAGAGTGTAAGTTTTTGTTGCTTTTCAGAGTAAGCACGCGACGTTAACTAAAATCTGTATCGCGTCAAATTAGTTACTATcgttgataaatattaaattccacacaaattgtaatttaattcaataatattaagAGTGTCAATAAAAAGCAAAAACGCTATGCAATTTGCTTAtttagataagataagataagccTTTATTCACAAGAATCAcaacaaatattttacatattttataaattaaactatatttCGTTGTTGGTTGTCTTAAGacataggcctcctccagaTTATGCCACATAGTCCTGTGTGGACGAAAGACCTAACCGAATGGTACCCAAggaatgcaaaaaaaaaagacacTTGTTACAAGATTGTTAAATAGGCCTATATATTGGGCCTATTTAACAAAACActagtatgataatattttatgatacacACCCTAATAGGCCTGAAGAGTATGAACTCAGTTTCCTTGTTAGACAGATACAACTGCATGGACCGTTGTAGCGGTGCGAGGTTGCTTTTGATCCGTTTCTGGGCTTCTTTCACAACAACGGCCAATTGTTCTGGCGTTGCCCACTGCTGGGATCGCAGTTGGGCGCCGGGAGGTACAGTGTTAATCTGgaaatattagttattactttttaatcctTACACTTACGAAGGCATTGAATAGTAATAGAAAATTGAGTAGTATGAAAAATAAGTTGTTCTGCCTTTTGTCATTATTGGCTGCGGAACCAACGAATTCCAACTCAACTTTTCTATGTTACCTCATAGACCAAACAAGCAATTACGAACGTGGAGAGGGGCATAATTATTCATCACGCATGCAATCTTGGTAATCCATAACGGCGCAATGAAGAGAAgactttatattaaaatatggccgtaaatcataaaaaataatgctTACCTATAAAGATTACAGatgacattaattaattttttgtctCATTCGACATgtcacatttttatataaaaaacaacaTACCTTTTCCATAAACTCGATCAACGGACCAACCAGAATGTCCGTGCAATGTTTGATGAAACTCTCGCAGCATCCCTTCAGTTGTCTATCCACCTCTTTTCTTGAATCCAACAAATGTTCTCTGACCATAGGCGTGCCTTCTAGAAGAAACTCAAGCAGTGCATTATTGCTATTCAGCGAGAAAATCTGTCTCGGTCTTTGAATCAAACCGTACGCAGCATTCTTCATATTACTGAAATCAAGCGTAGTTTCTTTTACCACAAAATCAACTTGGAAAGGAGCTATTTGCTCTCTCAATATCAACAAATGTTTGATCTCAAATAATTCGCCGTCTATGTTAGTTTTTGTTGCTGATATTTGCTTGGCCGCGTTGTCTACGCTTTGAACGCATATAGATATTGCTTCTTGAGCTAGTCCTTGGAAAACTCTCTTCTCTAGGCACCTGTATAATCTGTAAGtagaaattttatatgcattagAATAAGTAGCATTTTCTTTCGATTTGTATGAAATGTGtgcaataaatacctaataCCTGGGTATGGTAATTTAGAAGAGT of Aricia agestis chromosome 9, ilAriAges1.1, whole genome shotgun sequence contains these proteins:
- the LOC121730412 gene encoding mitochondrial-processing peptidase subunit beta, whose translation is MLKVATVLRLASKPNNNVRALATAASKKQALVNVPPTQLTVLDNGIRVASEDCGAPTATVGLWIDAGSRYENSKNNGVAHFLEHMAFKGTSKRSQTDLELLVENMGAHLNAYTSREQTVFYAKCLANDVPFAVEILADIIQNSSLAEPEIERERGVILREMQDVESNLQEVVFDHLHATAFQGTPLGQTILGPTKNIKKISKADLQQYIKTHYQPARIVLSGAGGIEHGKLVDLANKHLGGLKNTTYDVPEIAPCRYTGSEIRVRDDSMPLAHVAIAVEGAGWTDADNIPLMVANTLVGAWDRSQGGGANNASYLARASAVENLCHSFQSFNTCYKDTGLWGIYFVAEPLQLDDFMYCLQKEWMKLCTTVTEGEVERAKNLLKTNMLLQLDGTTPVCEDIGRQILCYNRRIPLHELDARIDAVSVQNVRDVCYKYLFDKCPAVAAVGPTEGLPDYSRIRANMYWLRV